A portion of the Oscillospiraceae bacterium genome contains these proteins:
- a CDS encoding class I SAM-dependent methyltransferase, with product MKITSINFGEKRMDIIQTFYNNLASEYDKLFFDWQATTKEQALVLDRIFKDNGFDFDAQILDCACGIGTQAIGLACLGYNVNASDISENELSQARQRALDNNVKIDFKYADFRALSKTFSQQFDIVIAIDNALPHMLTKSDLETAVKSIINQIKVGGLFVASIRDYDSLLMDKPPYSPPYIHKTDKGQRISFQAWNWEEERYKLTQYIIDDEQALQISKFECEYRAVLREELTDLLVSNGCSSVVWKFPKETDFYQPIVIAKK from the coding sequence ATGAAAATAACAAGCATAAATTTTGGAGAGAAAAGAATGGATATTATACAGACTTTTTATAATAATTTAGCTTCTGAATACGATAAGCTTTTTTTCGATTGGCAAGCTACGACTAAAGAACAAGCTTTGGTGCTTGACAGGATTTTTAAAGATAATGGATTTGATTTTGATGCTCAAATTCTTGACTGCGCCTGTGGTATAGGAACGCAGGCAATAGGACTTGCTTGTCTTGGGTATAACGTAAACGCTTCCGATATAAGCGAGAATGAGCTCTCGCAGGCAAGACAGAGGGCTTTGGATAACAATGTAAAAATAGACTTTAAATATGCAGACTTTCGTGCTTTGTCCAAAACCTTTTCACAACAATTTGATATTGTTATTGCCATTGATAACGCTTTGCCCCATATGCTCACAAAAAGTGATTTGGAAACAGCTGTTAAGAGCATTATAAATCAGATTAAGGTTGGAGGACTATTTGTTGCCAGTATAAGAGATTATGATTCGTTACTTATGGATAAGCCGCCGTATTCTCCGCCGTATATCCATAAAACAGATAAGGGACAAAGAATATCTTTTCAAGCTTGGAATTGGGAAGAAGAGCGTTATAAGCTCACCCAATATATTATTGATGACGAACAAGCTTTGCAAATAAGCAAATTTGAATGTGAATACAGAGCAGTTCTCAGAGAAGAGCTTACAGACTTGCTTGTTTCTAACGGCTGTAGCAGTGTAGTATGGAAGTTTCCCAAAGAAACAGATTTTTATCAGCCTATTGTAATTGCAAAGAAATAA
- a CDS encoding carbohydrate ABC transporter permease, producing MISFKKLTTTSNRKKAGHILQILWKIFRFFLIFGLAYIIMYPLLYMISMSFRGLVDMYDSSVTWIPKHFTLEHITRVMKAIHYPQALMVTVFISIVTSVILVIISSMTAYGLSRHKFRGREIIFVMVLFTIIVPQQFFVLTTFLNLKFFDIFGILKLGSLIVGENLSISLVDSPLAFFIPAIFGIGIRSGLYIYIFRQSFKGMPKELEEAAAIDGCGVFETFVKIVVPTAVPAFVTTFLFSFVWHWNDYQFSSIFLTNAKTLSAYLVNITGYVYELTMDVGSVYVVDTTKSILDIQSGCLVVIIPVLILYIFLQKFFTESIERTGLVE from the coding sequence ATGATATCATTTAAAAAGCTTACCACTACATCAAACAGGAAAAAAGCAGGACATATTCTTCAGATATTGTGGAAAATCTTTCGTTTTTTCCTCATTTTCGGCTTAGCGTATATAATAATGTATCCGCTTTTGTATATGATTTCAATGAGCTTCCGCGGACTTGTAGATATGTACGATTCATCTGTAACATGGATACCTAAGCATTTTACTCTTGAGCATATTACCCGTGTTATGAAGGCTATACATTATCCGCAGGCACTTATGGTTACAGTATTCATAAGTATAGTTACATCTGTTATTCTTGTTATCATTTCGTCTATGACAGCTTACGGCTTGTCAAGACATAAATTCAGAGGCAGAGAAATTATATTTGTTATGGTGCTCTTTACAATAATTGTTCCTCAACAGTTCTTTGTATTGACTACATTTTTAAACCTTAAATTTTTCGATATTTTCGGAATTTTAAAGTTAGGTTCATTGATAGTAGGAGAAAATTTATCTATTTCTCTTGTTGACTCTCCTCTCGCTTTCTTTATTCCCGCCATTTTTGGAATAGGAATACGCTCAGGTCTTTATATTTACATATTCCGTCAAAGCTTTAAGGGAATGCCTAAGGAATTAGAGGAAGCAGCGGCAATAGACGGCTGCGGAGTTTTTGAAACCTTCGTAAAAATAGTTGTTCCTACAGCAGTTCCTGCTTTTGTAACAACCTTCCTCTTTTCGTTCGTATGGCATTGGAACGATTATCAGTTCTCATCAATTTTCCTTACCAATGCAAAAACATTGTCAGCTTATCTTGTAAATATCACAGGATATGTATATGAGCTTACTATGGATGTAGGAAGCGTCTATGTTGTTGATACAACAAAGAGTATACTTGATATTCAGTCAGGCTGTCTTGTTGTAATTATTCCTGTGCTTATTCTTTATATTTTCTTACAGAAATTCTTTACAGAGAGTATAGAGAGAACAGGTCTTGTAGAATAA